Proteins encoded together in one Variovorax paradoxus window:
- the fae gene encoding formaldehyde-activating enzyme, which produces MAKIDRLMVGESLVGDGNEVAHIDLIIGPRGSAAETAFANALTNNKDGFTSLLAVVAPNLLTKPATVMFNKVTIKGAKQAVQMFGPAQRAVALAVADSVEDGTIPMAEADNLFICVGVFIHWLADDDKKIQDYNYQATREAIQRAVAGSPTAAEVVDKKGTTAHPFAAHL; this is translated from the coding sequence ATGGCAAAAATAGATCGACTGATGGTGGGCGAATCGCTCGTCGGCGACGGCAACGAAGTAGCCCATATCGACCTGATCATCGGGCCGCGCGGAAGCGCCGCCGAGACCGCCTTCGCCAACGCGTTGACGAACAACAAGGACGGCTTCACCTCGCTGCTCGCAGTGGTGGCGCCCAACCTGCTGACCAAGCCGGCCACGGTGATGTTCAACAAAGTGACCATCAAAGGCGCCAAACAGGCGGTGCAGATGTTCGGTCCGGCACAGCGCGCCGTGGCACTGGCGGTGGCCGACAGCGTCGAGGACGGCACCATTCCCATGGCCGAGGCCGACAACCTCTTCATCTGCGTGGGCGTGTTCATCCACTGGCTTGCCGACGACGACAAGAAGATCCAGGACTACAACTATCAGGCTACGCGCGAAGCCATCCAAAGGGCTGTAGCAGGCTCGCCGACAGCGGCTGAAGTGGTCGACAAGAAGGGCACCACGGCACACCCGTTCGCCGCGCACCTTTGA
- a CDS encoding sigma-54-dependent Fis family transcriptional regulator, with protein sequence MTLTLRQGDRHADRVLDVVRRGFHEEGNDLVTRSWSRCLNQYQLDPGRPREPVVIASSALQSRRNQHADVIECARYEMTTLYQQLADAESAVVLTDTDGVIVHMVSSPEFAAEAEPMGLRAGGMWGEAEAGTNGMGTCLAAAHPISVRREEHFFSHFTQLTCSAVPVFDPSGEIIAVLDVTSRSSLMQQHVLVLLGMTARMIENRLIDKRFSNAHPLHFHSRPEFVYTLHEGKLAVGDDGRILAANRSALFQLGVQTMDEIRTQRIDDLFQTSLEDIVQRSLSSSFHPVVAYRANAALRFFAVARRPASDAATPARARAGGAVAAPMAIEAGAEAFRAPLRTAAARAPGIRTFKDARLVAHLDTARRVVARRTPVLLCGETGSGKEVFARAIHETSPHAEGAFVAVNCASLPETLIESELFGYKAGAFTGAQRSGRRGKILQADGGTLFLDEIADMPLELQARLLRVLDERQVTPLGTEDTHPVDFQLVSASHQHLPSLVREGRFREDLYYRLAGIELDLPALRDRTDKRELIHDVLKDEGGSDCRLGEDAERVLMAYPWPGNLRQLRHVLRSAAALADGKTITREHLPSLAARPVPSPASAYALPAAAEPAEAQGEAAASDAPPAVKLNPIQANERQVLLQMLEQHRWNVSNVAKALDVSRNTLYRKLHKLHIEISPPD encoded by the coding sequence ATGACATTGACGCTGCGACAAGGCGACAGGCATGCCGACCGGGTGCTCGACGTAGTGAGGCGGGGCTTTCACGAAGAGGGCAACGACCTGGTCACCCGCTCCTGGAGCCGTTGCCTCAACCAATACCAGCTCGATCCGGGCCGGCCGCGCGAACCGGTGGTCATTGCGTCTTCGGCCCTGCAGAGCCGGCGCAACCAGCATGCCGACGTCATCGAATGCGCGCGCTACGAGATGACCACGCTCTACCAGCAGTTGGCAGATGCGGAATCCGCCGTGGTGCTGACCGATACCGACGGCGTCATCGTGCACATGGTGTCCTCGCCCGAGTTTGCCGCCGAAGCCGAGCCCATGGGCCTGCGTGCGGGCGGCATGTGGGGCGAGGCCGAAGCCGGTACCAACGGCATGGGCACCTGCCTCGCGGCCGCGCACCCCATCTCCGTGCGGCGCGAAGAACATTTCTTCAGCCACTTCACGCAGCTCACGTGTTCGGCAGTGCCGGTGTTCGATCCGTCCGGCGAAATCATCGCTGTGCTCGACGTGACCAGCCGCTCCAGCCTCATGCAGCAGCACGTGCTGGTGCTGCTTGGCATGACCGCACGCATGATCGAGAACCGGCTGATCGACAAGCGCTTTTCGAATGCGCATCCGCTGCACTTCCACAGCCGGCCGGAGTTCGTCTACACGCTGCATGAAGGCAAGCTCGCCGTCGGCGATGACGGGCGCATTCTTGCGGCCAACCGCAGCGCCTTGTTCCAGCTTGGCGTGCAGACGATGGACGAGATTCGCACGCAGCGCATCGACGACCTGTTCCAGACCTCGCTCGAAGATATCGTGCAGCGCAGTCTTTCTTCTTCGTTCCATCCGGTGGTCGCGTACCGGGCCAACGCGGCGCTGCGTTTCTTTGCGGTGGCGCGTCGGCCTGCATCCGATGCGGCAACGCCGGCGCGCGCACGCGCGGGCGGTGCGGTAGCCGCCCCCATGGCCATCGAAGCGGGTGCCGAGGCCTTTCGTGCGCCTTTGCGAACCGCTGCAGCACGCGCCCCTGGCATTCGCACCTTCAAGGATGCGCGGCTAGTTGCGCACCTGGACACTGCGCGGCGCGTGGTTGCGCGCCGAACCCCCGTGCTGCTGTGCGGCGAAACGGGCTCGGGCAAAGAGGTTTTCGCGCGCGCCATCCACGAGACCAGTCCGCATGCCGAAGGTGCGTTCGTCGCAGTCAACTGCGCGAGCCTGCCGGAGACGCTGATCGAATCGGAGCTCTTCGGCTACAAGGCCGGCGCCTTCACCGGCGCACAGCGCAGCGGCCGGCGCGGCAAGATCTTGCAGGCCGATGGCGGCACGCTGTTTCTCGACGAAATTGCCGATATGCCTCTGGAGCTGCAGGCCCGCCTGCTGCGCGTGCTCGACGAGCGGCAGGTCACGCCGCTGGGCACCGAAGACACGCATCCGGTCGACTTTCAGCTCGTGAGCGCAAGCCACCAGCACTTGCCAAGCCTGGTGCGGGAAGGCCGCTTCCGCGAAGACCTGTACTACCGGCTTGCCGGCATCGAGCTCGACCTGCCTGCGCTGCGCGACCGTACCGACAAGCGCGAGCTGATCCACGACGTGCTGAAGGACGAGGGCGGTAGCGACTGCAGGCTTGGCGAAGATGCCGAGCGCGTGCTGATGGCCTATCCGTGGCCCGGCAACCTGCGCCAGCTGCGGCACGTGCTGCGCAGCGCAGCCGCACTGGCTGATGGAAAAACCATCACGCGCGAGCACCTGCCTTCGCTGGCTGCAAGGCCGGTGCCTTCGCCCGCGTCGGCCTACGCATTGCCTGCGGCCGCCGAGCCGGCTGAAGCGCAAGGCGAAGCAGCGGCTTCCGATGCGCCCCCGGCCGTCAAACTCAATCCGATCCAGGCCAACGAGCGGCAGGTGCTGCTGCAGATGCTCGAGCAGCATCGCTGGAACGTGAGCAACGTCGCCAAGGCGCTCGATGTCAGCCGCAACACCTTGTACCGGAAACTCCACAAGCTTCACATCGAAATCTCTCCACCCGATTGA
- a CDS encoding DUF6513 domain-containing protein: MEHIVFLTGRLAQASLSRVLAGMEAAPFTWEVREIGLQVAALMTADMIRRRVAAPVITEAEGEGTVARRADRIMVPGRCRGDVEALSQHFGVPVERGPQELKDLPRHFNRSARAVDLNEYEVAIFAEIVDAPRLTVAQIIERARLLAADGANVIDLGCLPETRFDHLAESVQALKAAGFQVSVDSSDPKELLLGGKAGADYLLSLTLDSLWIADEVAATPVLIPRVPADEESLYEAVAHMQQRGRAFLADSILDPIPFGLTASIVRYHRLRERFPDAPIMLGVGNVTELTEADTSGINAVLFGIAAELNVAAVLTTQVSQHARRAVSEADWARRIMHAAARNATLPKGMSDALMTVHAKHPFPDTPEEIGEIASQVRDPNFRVQISPLGLHVYNRDGLRLGQGAFELWPQLKLQDDADHAFYMGVELARAEIAWQLGKRYVQDQPLDWGCAAPRPTEDLARWCAPGTTMKTSKNNAQEAGAVSAAAPSPT; the protein is encoded by the coding sequence ATGGAACACATCGTCTTCCTGACCGGGCGCCTCGCCCAAGCCAGCCTCTCGCGGGTGCTGGCCGGCATGGAGGCGGCACCGTTCACATGGGAAGTGCGGGAGATCGGGTTGCAGGTGGCGGCGCTGATGACGGCCGACATGATCCGCCGCCGCGTTGCGGCACCTGTGATTACCGAGGCTGAAGGCGAGGGCACCGTCGCACGCCGCGCCGACCGCATCATGGTGCCGGGCCGCTGCCGCGGCGACGTCGAGGCTCTGAGCCAGCACTTCGGCGTTCCGGTGGAGCGCGGGCCGCAAGAGCTGAAGGATTTGCCGCGCCACTTCAACCGCAGCGCGCGCGCCGTGGATCTCAACGAGTACGAGGTCGCCATCTTTGCGGAGATCGTCGATGCACCGCGGCTTACTGTGGCACAGATCATCGAACGCGCCCGGCTGCTTGCGGCCGACGGTGCCAACGTGATCGACCTGGGCTGCCTGCCCGAGACGCGCTTCGACCACCTGGCCGAAAGCGTGCAGGCGCTGAAGGCCGCGGGCTTTCAGGTGAGCGTCGATTCGAGCGACCCGAAAGAGCTGCTGCTCGGCGGCAAGGCGGGTGCCGACTACCTGCTGAGCCTGACGCTCGACAGCCTGTGGATTGCCGACGAAGTGGCCGCAACCCCGGTGCTGATACCGCGCGTTCCGGCCGACGAAGAATCGCTGTACGAAGCGGTGGCGCACATGCAGCAGCGTGGCCGCGCATTCCTCGCCGATTCGATTCTCGACCCCATACCCTTCGGCCTGACCGCCTCCATCGTTCGCTACCACCGGCTGCGCGAGCGCTTTCCGGATGCGCCGATCATGCTCGGCGTAGGCAACGTCACCGAACTCACCGAAGCCGACACCAGCGGCATCAACGCGGTGCTGTTCGGCATTGCCGCCGAGCTGAACGTGGCGGCCGTGCTGACCACCCAGGTGAGCCAGCATGCGCGCCGCGCGGTGAGCGAGGCCGACTGGGCCCGCCGGATCATGCACGCCGCGGCTCGCAACGCCACGCTGCCCAAGGGGATGAGCGATGCATTGATGACGGTGCATGCCAAGCATCCGTTCCCCGATACGCCCGAAGAAATCGGCGAGATCGCCTCGCAGGTGCGCGACCCCAATTTTCGGGTGCAGATATCGCCGCTGGGCCTGCACGTGTACAACCGCGACGGCTTGCGGCTGGGGCAGGGCGCCTTCGAACTGTGGCCGCAGCTCAAGCTGCAGGACGACGCCGACCATGCCTTCTACATGGGTGTGGAGCTTGCCCGCGCCGAGATCGCCTGGCAGCTCGGCAAGCGCTATGTGCAAGACCAGCCGCTCGACTGGGGCTGCGCCGCGCCGCGGCCCACCGAAGACCTTGCGCGCTGGTGCGCGCCGGGTACCACCATGAAGACATCGAAGAACAACGCGCAAGAGGCCGGTGCCGTGAGCGCCGCCGCGCCGTCACCCACATGA
- a CDS encoding (5-formylfuran-3-yl)methyl phosphate synthase, translated as MLVSVRSVDEALTAARGGADFIDLKEPNDGALGGLPVATIGAVVHALRAHGIGLPVSATIGDLPMHALDGILAQVDAVGACGVDYVKVGIERGPAAFAVLDALAACEWAVVPVFIADQGLDTALVAHACSLGFPALMADTADKLAGSLFDAVPTADLRAFVAQVRAAGRLVGLAGALRMAHVPLLQSLAPDFAGFRSAVCVADRKTALCPERLAALAASLHAEAAEAATA; from the coding sequence ATGCTGGTGAGCGTGCGCAGCGTGGATGAAGCCTTGACTGCCGCGCGGGGCGGGGCGGACTTCATCGACCTGAAAGAGCCGAACGACGGCGCGCTGGGCGGCTTGCCCGTCGCAACCATCGGCGCCGTCGTGCATGCGCTGCGGGCGCACGGCATCGGCCTGCCGGTGAGCGCAACGATCGGCGACCTGCCCATGCATGCGCTGGACGGCATCCTCGCGCAAGTCGATGCGGTCGGTGCTTGCGGTGTCGACTACGTGAAGGTCGGCATCGAGCGCGGCCCCGCGGCCTTTGCGGTGCTCGATGCGCTCGCTGCCTGCGAGTGGGCGGTGGTGCCGGTCTTCATTGCCGATCAAGGCCTTGACACTGCACTGGTCGCGCATGCCTGCAGCTTGGGTTTTCCCGCGCTCATGGCCGATACGGCCGACAAGCTGGCTGGCAGCCTGTTCGATGCGGTGCCGACGGCAGACCTGCGCGCCTTTGTTGCCCAGGTGCGCGCCGCGGGCCGGCTGGTCGGCCTGGCGGGCGCGCTGCGCATGGCGCATGTTCCCTTGCTGCAGTCGCTGGCGCCCGATTTCGCCGGCTTTCGAAGTGCTGTTTGCGTTGCCGACCGCAAGACGGCGCTGTGCCCGGAGCGGCTTGCCGCGCTGGCTGCGTCGCTGCACGCAGAGGCTGCGGAGGCTGCAACGGCCTGA
- a CDS encoding triphosphoribosyl-dephospho-CoA synthase, producing MHDAPSVDLRAAMALAADRDLIARQYRDGFADLFALAFQVPVYQAGLGNAPADVEAPPDAATVASVQRLYLACLGAFPDSHIVRKHGWRVAQTVMTAAQAWRERAGDGVVLDADPEFAAWDVSLKAAGVNPGTSADFTVAALLLSGWIRSCAAPARGPAGGWHGS from the coding sequence GTGCACGACGCCCCCTCCGTCGACCTGCGCGCAGCCATGGCGCTTGCGGCCGACCGCGACCTCATCGCGCGCCAATACCGGGACGGCTTCGCGGACCTTTTCGCGCTGGCGTTCCAGGTGCCGGTGTACCAGGCGGGCTTGGGCAACGCGCCGGCCGACGTCGAAGCGCCTCCCGATGCAGCCACTGTGGCTTCCGTCCAACGGCTTTACCTGGCTTGCCTGGGCGCGTTTCCCGATTCACACATTGTTCGAAAACACGGCTGGCGCGTGGCACAGACTGTCATGACGGCGGCGCAGGCCTGGCGCGAGCGCGCCGGAGACGGCGTGGTGCTCGATGCGGACCCGGAATTCGCCGCGTGGGACGTTTCGCTCAAGGCTGCAGGCGTCAACCCGGGAACCAGCGCCGATTTCACCGTGGCGGCGCTGCTGCTGTCGGGTTGGATCCGCTCGTGCGCGGCGCCTGCCCGCGGACCCGCGGGTGGATGGCACGGATCGTGA
- a CDS encoding flavoprotein codes for MNGGAQGTGKIDPRGTGLAAADEEPPLPASPPRSRLAWCITGSGHFLEESLALAGRLPSVDLFLSAAAEEVLPIYKLHIEALKSRFRVFRDKTASGVPVGMLYDDIYHTVVVAPATSNTVAKCAFGISDSLPTNMFAQAGKLGIPGIVFACDTEPVVVTKSPHDWVTLRPRRIELDNVERLRGIDFCQVVSSPAELEAVLDARMKELSLAWNTSSS; via the coding sequence ATGAACGGAGGGGCACAGGGTACGGGCAAGATCGATCCACGCGGCACAGGCCTGGCAGCGGCTGACGAAGAGCCGCCGTTGCCCGCCTCGCCGCCGCGCTCGCGGCTGGCCTGGTGCATTACCGGTTCGGGCCACTTTCTCGAGGAATCGCTGGCGCTTGCAGGGCGGCTGCCCTCGGTAGACCTGTTTCTTTCCGCCGCGGCAGAAGAAGTGCTGCCCATCTACAAGCTGCACATCGAGGCGCTGAAGTCGCGCTTCAGGGTGTTCCGCGACAAGACGGCCAGCGGCGTGCCCGTGGGCATGCTTTACGACGACATCTATCACACCGTGGTGGTAGCGCCTGCCACCAGCAACACCGTGGCCAAGTGCGCATTCGGCATCAGCGACTCGCTGCCGACCAACATGTTTGCCCAGGCCGGCAAGCTCGGCATTCCTGGCATCGTGTTTGCATGTGACACGGAACCGGTGGTGGTGACCAAATCGCCGCACGACTGGGTCACGCTGCGGCCCCGCCGTATCGAACTGGACAACGTGGAGCGGCTGCGCGGCATCGATTTTTGCCAGGTGGTCTCGTCGCCCGCCGAACTCGAAGCCGTGCTCGATGCACGCATGAAGGAACTCTCTCTCGCATGGAACACATCGTCTTCCTGA
- the mch gene encoding methenyltetrahydromethanopterin cyclohydrolase — MSNTPPPAAAEGLSVNRMARPLVERLLHDADALGLQVRRDESGVHIVDAGIAAPGTVEAGLRIGEICMGGLGHVGLRSGSHAEGWPTWLDVRSSQPVLACLGSQYAGWSLSATKEETGGKKFFSLGSGPARALAVKEKLFAELNYRDHADCGVLVLEVDRPPPRIVIDKLLRDCNLAADALTLILTPTTSLAGTTQVVARVLEVALHKSHELGFTLANIVDGAGTAPLPSPSADGVEAMGRTNDSILYGGRVHLTVRGDDQAARELARALPSRNSHDHGRSFAHIFKEVEYDFYKIDGALFAPAEVWVSNIDSGNTWHGGAPDMALLQRLWLQEA; from the coding sequence ATGAGCAACACACCACCGCCGGCCGCCGCCGAGGGCCTGAGCGTCAACCGGATGGCGCGGCCGCTGGTCGAACGCCTGCTGCACGATGCCGATGCGCTCGGATTGCAAGTGCGCCGCGACGAAAGCGGCGTACACATCGTCGATGCCGGCATTGCGGCGCCGGGCACGGTTGAAGCCGGCTTGCGCATCGGCGAAATCTGCATGGGCGGCCTCGGCCATGTCGGCCTGCGCAGCGGCAGCCACGCCGAGGGCTGGCCCACATGGCTCGATGTGCGCAGCTCGCAGCCCGTGCTGGCTTGCCTCGGCAGCCAGTACGCCGGCTGGAGCCTGTCGGCAACCAAGGAAGAAACCGGCGGCAAGAAGTTCTTTTCGCTCGGCTCCGGCCCGGCGCGCGCGCTCGCGGTAAAAGAAAAACTGTTTGCCGAACTGAATTACCGCGACCACGCAGACTGCGGCGTGCTGGTGCTCGAGGTCGACCGCCCGCCGCCGAGAATCGTCATCGACAAGCTGCTGCGCGATTGCAACCTGGCCGCAGACGCGCTCACGCTGATCCTCACGCCCACCACCAGCCTTGCAGGCACCACGCAGGTGGTGGCACGCGTGCTCGAGGTGGCGCTGCACAAGTCGCACGAGCTGGGTTTTACGCTTGCCAACATTGTCGATGGGGCAGGCACCGCACCGCTGCCTTCGCCCAGTGCCGATGGCGTCGAGGCGATGGGGCGCACCAACGATTCCATTCTCTACGGCGGCCGCGTGCACCTCACCGTGCGCGGCGACGACCAGGCTGCACGCGAGTTGGCCCGCGCATTGCCTTCTCGCAACTCGCACGACCACGGCCGCTCGTTCGCACACATCTTCAAGGAGGTCGAGTACGACTTCTACAAGATTGACGGCGCGTTGTTCGCACCCGCCGAAGTCTGGGTGAGCAACATCGACAGCGGCAACACATGGCACGGCGGCGCACCCGATATGGCGCTGCTGCAGCGTCTGTGGCTGCAGGAAGCATGA
- a CDS encoding DUF447 domain-containing protein gives MNDQIFEAVVTTVAPGGKPHVAPMGIRYREDGILLMPFKPSTTHDNIVATGHAVLNIVCDTRVFAGCVTGRKVWPTLPAERVDGVRLAAALRHVELELAEQRDDVQRPVLRMVPVHEATHAPFVGFNRAQAAVIEGAVLVSRLHMLPPEKVETEMTYLQIAIDKTAGPEEHEAWEWLRAAVAQHRNGTPERAS, from the coding sequence ATGAACGACCAGATCTTCGAAGCCGTGGTCACCACCGTCGCACCCGGCGGCAAACCGCATGTGGCGCCAATGGGCATACGCTACCGCGAAGACGGCATCCTGCTGATGCCGTTCAAGCCCTCCACCACGCACGACAACATCGTGGCCACCGGCCATGCGGTGCTCAACATCGTGTGCGACACGCGCGTGTTCGCAGGCTGTGTCACTGGCCGCAAGGTTTGGCCCACGCTGCCGGCCGAGCGCGTCGACGGCGTGCGGCTGGCTGCGGCGCTGCGGCACGTAGAACTTGAACTGGCCGAGCAGCGTGACGACGTGCAACGGCCGGTGCTGCGCATGGTGCCGGTGCACGAGGCCACCCATGCGCCTTTCGTTGGCTTCAACCGCGCGCAGGCCGCGGTGATCGAAGGTGCCGTGCTGGTCAGCCGCTTGCACATGCTGCCCCCCGAGAAAGTGGAAACCGAAATGACCTACCTGCAGATTGCCATCGACAAGACCGCCGGCCCCGAAGAGCACGAGGCCTGGGAGTGGCTGCGCGCCGCTGTCGCGCAGCACCGCAACGGCACGCCGGAGCGCGCATCGTGA
- a CDS encoding ATP-grasp domain-containing protein, producing MTTRIAIMTDEIGWHTRQLQAALRARGAVGRCVDLADCNIDTSAAWHGLVIPGYGRELPDAVLVRGIAGGSFEQVTKRLGVLHALRELGVPVYNDARAIERSVDKSMTSLLLHAARIPAPATWATESAAQARRIAMRETAAGRALVIKPLFGSQGKDLQLVGEVDGVHHPMPDTDARYAGLAYLQRFVPPLDSPGFDWRVLVVGGRAITAMRRVSTHWVHNVAQGARCEPADLEPTLAQMAEGAAHALDMDYAGVDLIAAASGPKIQVLEVNGVAAWQGLQRVTGFNIARAIVDDLLDRKMAQTRSRVQESLPPERRA from the coding sequence ATGACCACGCGCATTGCCATCATGACTGACGAGATCGGCTGGCACACCCGCCAGCTGCAAGCCGCATTGCGCGCACGCGGCGCAGTGGGCCGCTGCGTCGACCTTGCCGACTGCAACATCGATACGTCCGCTGCCTGGCACGGCCTTGTCATTCCTGGCTATGGCCGCGAGCTGCCCGATGCGGTGCTGGTGCGCGGCATTGCCGGCGGAAGCTTCGAGCAGGTGACCAAGCGCCTGGGCGTGCTGCATGCGCTTCGCGAGCTTGGTGTGCCGGTCTACAACGATGCGCGCGCCATCGAGCGTTCGGTCGACAAGTCGATGACCAGTCTGCTGCTGCATGCCGCGCGCATTCCCGCACCTGCTACATGGGCCACCGAGTCGGCTGCGCAGGCCAGGCGCATTGCGATGCGCGAAACGGCCGCAGGGCGCGCGCTGGTAATCAAGCCCCTGTTCGGCTCGCAAGGCAAAGACCTGCAACTTGTCGGTGAGGTAGACGGCGTGCACCACCCCATGCCCGACACCGACGCCCGCTATGCAGGCCTTGCGTATCTGCAGCGCTTTGTGCCACCGTTGGACTCGCCCGGTTTCGACTGGCGCGTTCTGGTGGTGGGCGGGCGTGCCATTACCGCGATGCGGCGCGTCAGCACGCACTGGGTTCACAACGTGGCCCAAGGCGCGCGCTGCGAGCCGGCCGACCTGGAACCCACGCTCGCGCAAATGGCAGAAGGTGCGGCCCATGCGCTCGACATGGACTACGCGGGGGTAGACCTCATTGCAGCCGCCAGCGGGCCGAAGATCCAGGTGCTGGAGGTGAACGGCGTGGCAGCGTGGCAGGGGCTGCAGCGGGTCACGGGCTTCAACATCGCCCGCGCCATTGTCGACGACCTGCTCGATCGCAAGATGGCGCAGACCCGCAGCCGCGTGCAAGAAAGCCTGCCCCCGGAGCGCCGGGCCTGA
- a CDS encoding dihydroneopterin aldolase — MNTSQSPSVGHFASNVPHAASASAGATPMDLIFIEGFHGNTVIGIHESELHHAQPLVIDVHAGLPRARACDTDRIGDTIDYGVVRERLLRLMAEHRLQLLEAFAEAIADILIDEFNASWVRVKVVKPRKFDDVQAVGVQIERHAATHRAFKPTHGATVLKFLASGMVPAKR; from the coding sequence TTGAACACCAGCCAGAGCCCTTCCGTCGGCCACTTTGCTTCGAATGTTCCTCATGCTGCCAGTGCGTCCGCGGGTGCAACGCCCATGGACCTGATCTTCATCGAGGGCTTTCACGGCAACACGGTCATCGGCATCCACGAATCGGAACTGCACCACGCGCAGCCGCTGGTCATCGACGTGCATGCCGGTCTGCCCCGCGCACGCGCCTGCGACACCGACCGCATTGGCGACACCATCGACTATGGCGTGGTGCGCGAGCGGCTGCTGCGCCTGATGGCGGAACACCGCCTGCAGCTGCTGGAGGCCTTTGCAGAGGCCATCGCCGACATCCTGATCGACGAGTTCAACGCCAGCTGGGTACGCGTCAAGGTGGTGAAGCCGCGCAAGTTCGACGATGTGCAGGCAGTGGGTGTGCAGATCGAGCGCCACGCGGCAACGCACCGGGCCTTCAAGCCGACTCATGGCGCAACCGTGCTGAAGTTTCTCGCAAGCGGCATGGTGCCCGCCAAACGCTGA
- a CDS encoding ATP-grasp domain-containing protein, which produces MTATPVREMQTIAVAAISARAMAEAAANDGFNVVALDLFGDVDTRRAASRWEPIGTPGSLHIDTASTLAALRRLAEEGEGGQPVAGWIAGSGFEGEPGLLEQGAAVLPLIGTAPSAVRRLRDPASFFGFLRTRVMPYPQVLLEPPEDPAGWLMKDAHGCGGWHVRHAPWSVEEPLSSHDYFQREMPGQPMSATFIANGSDVHVLGFNEMTVRPFGARPFVFCGAIGPVRVPENIATRVIEIARALTAEFELRGLCSLDFMRDGEAIGVLEVNPRPPASMSLYRRPPGVPGLMQAHLRACLHGELPAMPPHRQDIEGIEIVFAPRPMQLDEAAARELVEWPGIRDIPGAGQRFDIDDPLCTLTASGATADEVRSRLGESRERLLHLMETLA; this is translated from the coding sequence TTGACAGCCACGCCCGTCCGCGAGATGCAGACCATTGCCGTCGCAGCCATCTCGGCGCGCGCCATGGCCGAGGCAGCGGCGAACGACGGCTTCAACGTCGTCGCGCTCGACCTGTTCGGCGACGTCGATACACGCCGTGCCGCATCGCGGTGGGAGCCAATCGGCACGCCCGGCAGCTTGCACATCGACACGGCAAGCACGTTGGCCGCATTGCGCCGGCTGGCCGAAGAAGGCGAGGGCGGCCAACCGGTGGCGGGCTGGATCGCAGGCAGCGGCTTCGAAGGCGAGCCTGGCTTGCTCGAACAGGGCGCGGCCGTGCTGCCCCTGATCGGCACCGCACCCAGCGCCGTGCGCCGCCTGCGGGACCCGGCCAGCTTCTTCGGATTTCTTCGAACGCGCGTAATGCCCTACCCGCAGGTGCTGCTGGAACCTCCAGAGGACCCCGCCGGATGGCTGATGAAAGACGCCCATGGCTGCGGCGGCTGGCATGTTCGCCATGCGCCGTGGTCGGTGGAAGAGCCGCTGTCTTCGCATGACTACTTCCAGCGCGAGATGCCGGGCCAGCCGATGTCCGCCACCTTCATTGCCAACGGAAGTGATGTTCATGTGCTCGGCTTCAATGAAATGACCGTGCGGCCCTTCGGCGCGCGGCCTTTCGTATTCTGCGGCGCAATCGGGCCCGTGCGCGTGCCAGAGAACATTGCGACGCGTGTGATCGAGATCGCACGCGCATTGACCGCGGAGTTCGAACTGCGCGGCCTGTGCAGCCTCGACTTCATGCGCGATGGCGAGGCCATTGGCGTGCTCGAAGTCAATCCCAGGCCGCCAGCGAGCATGAGCCTTTACCGCCGGCCGCCAGGTGTGCCGGGCCTCATGCAAGCTCACCTGCGCGCCTGCCTGCATGGCGAGTTGCCCGCGATGCCTCCGCACCGCCAAGACATCGAGGGCATCGAAATCGTCTTCGCGCCGCGACCCATGCAACTCGACGAGGCCGCGGCGCGGGAGCTCGTCGAGTGGCCGGGCATCCGCGACATTCCGGGCGCCGGCCAGCGTTTCGATATCGACGACCCCCTGTGCACCTTGACCGCGAGCGGAGCCACCGCGGACGAGGTGCGTTCCCGTCTCGGCGAAAGCCGCGAGCGGCTGCTGCACTTAATGGAGACATTGGCATGA